One window from the genome of Balaenoptera musculus isolate JJ_BM4_2016_0621 chromosome 3, mBalMus1.pri.v3, whole genome shotgun sequence encodes:
- the CILP2 gene encoding LOW QUALITY PROTEIN: cartilage intermediate layer protein 2 (The sequence of the model RefSeq protein was modified relative to this genomic sequence to represent the inferred CDS: inserted 1 base in 1 codon): MASLQILLCLCVAAAHLAGTRGTTTPEEPMVTAWGLEGSLLHPGQPSPALEDWEEASEWTSWFNVDHPGGDGDFESLAAIRFYYGPARVCPRPLALEARTTDWALPSDVGERVHLNPTRGFWCLNREQPRGRRCSNYHVRFRCPLEVTWGAWGPWGPCSGSCGPGRRLRRRRCPSPAADACPGRPLEAQKCVRPPCPGCGPNTCGCPDHILLGSVVTPSGRPLXTARVSLRDWPGTMATSHAHGTFWVPGVCASSRANVSAQMDGFPAGMAQAQAQAKSSNSAVVTVVLNKLEKPYLVKHPESRVREAGQNVTFCCKALGTPMPKKYSWFHNGTLLDRRKHRYRTHLELHGLHPDQAGTYHCKAWNDAGAVRSGTAQLTVLAPGQPACDPQPREHLIKLPDDCGQPGSGPIYLDVGLCPDTLCPSPAGSSPRCGDAGTRCCSVHRLESRRIHCSDYILPVKIVAECGCRKCLPLRGLIRGRVVAADSREPLRFARILLGREPIGFTSYQGDFTIEVAPSTQRPVITFVDPSGQFVDTVRVLPFDPRGAGVYHEVKAMRKKAPVILDASQSNTISLGEMEDEAPLGELVIPPRAFRRADGEPYAGAVEARVTFVDPRNVTSAAAAPSDLRFVDGDGELAPLRTYGMFSVDLRAAGSAEQLQTGPVAVRVAASQIRMAGHVEALKLWSLNPDTGLWEEESGFQRERSAASRVRREERVFLVGNVEIRERRLFNLDVPERRRCLVKVRAYANEKFTPSEQVEGVVVTLVNLEPAPGFSANPRAWGRFDSAVTGPNGACLPAFCDADRPDAYTALVTATLGGEELEPAPSRPRPLPATVGVAQPYLDKLGYRRTDHDDPSLKRNGFRINLAKPRSGDPTEANGPVYPWRNLRECQEAPVTASHFRFARVEMEKYEYNVVPFREGVPASWTGDLLAWWPNPQEFRACFLKVKIQGPQEYMVRSHNSGGSHPRTQGQLYGLRDDRSVRDPQRPSTSAACVEFKCSGMLFDQSQVDRTLVTIMPQGSCRRVEVNGLLQDYLTRHPPAAPADDLAAFSMLAPLDPLGHNYGVYTVTDQSPRLAKEIAIGRCFDGSSDGFSREMKADAGTAVTFQCRETPAGRPSLFQRLLESPSAALGDIRREMGEVARAQARASGPLRTRRGRVQQ, from the exons AGGCCAGCGAGTGGACGTCCTGGTTCAACGTCGACCACCCGGGAGGCGACGGTGACTTCGAGAGCCTGGCTGCGATCCGCTTCTATTACGGGCCGGCGCGAGTGTGCCCGCGGCCGCTGGCGCTGGAGGCGCGCACCACAGACTGGGCCCTGCCGTCAGACGTCGGCGAGCGCGTACACTTGAACCCCACGCGAGGTTTCTGGTGCCTCAACCGCGAGCAGCCCCGAGGCCGCCGCTGCTCCAACTACCACGTGCGCTTCCGCTGCCCGCTCG AGGTCACGTGGGGTGCGTGGGGCCCGTGGGGTCCCTGTTCGGGGAGCTGTGGGCCAGGCCGTCGCTtgcgccgccgccgctgcccaAGCCCCGCTGCGGATGCGTGTCCTGGGCGTCCCCTGGAGGCGCAGAAGTGTGTGAGGCCTCCATGTCCAG ggtgtGGTCCCAACACCTGTGGGTGCCCTGACCACATCCTTCTGGGCTCGGTGGTCACCCCATCTGGGCGTCCGC CCACAGCCAGGGTCTCCTTGCGAGACTGGCCTGGCACCATGGCTACTAGCCATGCCCACGGAACCTTCTGGGTGCCTGGAGTCTGTGCCAGCAGCCGAGCCAATGTCAGTGCCCAAATGGATGGCTTCCCTGCAGGCatggcccaggcccaggcccaggccaagAGCTCCAACTCTGCTGTGGTCACTGTTGTCCTTAATAAGTTGG AGAAGCCCTACCTGGTGAAGCACCCTGAGTCCCGAGTTCGAGAGGCTGGCCAGAATGTGACCTTCTGCTGCAAAGCCTTGGGCACCCCCATGCCCAAGAAATACTCCTG GTTCCACAACGGGACCCTGCTGGACAGGCGAAAGCACAGGTACAGGACCCACCTGGAGCTGCATGGGCTTCACCCAGACCAGGCAGGCACCTATCACTGCAAAGCGTGGAATGATGCCGGGGCCGTGCGATCGGGCACTGCCCAACTCACCGTGCTTG CCCCAGGCCAGCCAGCCTGTGACCCCCAGCCCCGAGAACACCTGATCAAGCTTCCAGACGACTGTGGTCAGCCAGGCAGCGGCCCCATCTACCTGGACGTGGGCCTTTGCCCTGacaccctctgccccagccctgcaggcTCGAGCCCCCGATGTGGGGATGCGGGCACCCGCTGCTGCTCAGTGCACCGCCTGGAGAGCAGGAGGATCCACTGCTCTGACTACATCCTCCCAGTCAAGATAGTGGCTGAATGTGGCTGCCGGAAATGTCTGCCCCTGCGGGGGCTGATCCGGGGACGTGTGGTGGCCGCTGACTCTAGGGAGCCCTTGCGCTTTGCTCGGATCCTCCTGGGCCGGGAGCCCATTGGCTTCACATCCTACCAGGGTGACTTCACCATTGAGGTGGCACCTTCCACTCAGCGGCCGGTGATTACTTTCGTGGATCCCAGTGGCCAGTTCGTGGACACTGTCAGGGTCCTGCCTTTTGACCCTCGAGGTGCGGGCGTGTACCATGAGGTCAAGGCCATGCGCAAGAAAGCCCCTGTCATCTTAGATGCCAGCCAGAGCAACACGATATCCCTCGGGGAGATGGAGGACGAAGCCCCCTTAGGCGAGCTGGTCATCCCGCCGAGAGCCTTCCGCAGAGCTGATGGTGAACCCTACGCAGGGGCTGTGGAGGCCCGGGTGACATTCGTGGACCCCCGAAATGTCACCTCGGCGGCCGCCGCCCCCAGTGACCTGCGATTTGTGGACGGTGACGGGGAGTTGGCTCCACTGCGCACCTACGGCATGTTCTCGGTGGACCTGCGTGCTGCCGGCTCCGCAGAGCAGCTGCAGACCGGGCCGGTGGCCGTGCGTGTGGCCGCCAGCCAGATCCGAATGGCCGGCCACGTGGAGGCCCTGAAGCTGTGGTCGCTGAACCCTGACACGGGCTTGTGGGAAGAGGAGAGCGGCTTCCAGCGTGAGAGGTCGGCGGCCTCACGGGTCCGCCGGGAGGAGCGGGTCTTCCTGGTGGGCAACGTGGAGATCCGGGAGCGGCGTCTGTTCAACCTGGACGTGCCTGAGCGCCGCCGCTGCTTGGTGAAGGTGCGCGCCTACGCCAACGAAAAGTTCACCCCCAGCGAGCAGGTGGAGGGCGTGGTGGTCACGCTGGTCAACCTGGAGCCTGCCCCCGGCTTCTCGGCCAACCCCCGCGCCTGGGGCCGCTTCGACAGCGCCGTCACTGGTCCCAACGGGGCCTGCCTCCCCGCCTTCTGCGATGCTGACCGGCCAGACGCCTACACCGCCCTGGTCACGGCCACCCTGGGCGGGGAGGAGCTGGAGCCCgccccctcccggccccgccccctcccggccACCGTGGGCGTGGCCCAGCCCTACCTAGACAAGCTGGGTTACCGCCGCACCGACCACGATGACCCCTCCCTCAAACGCAATGGCTTCCGCATCAACCTCGCCAAACCCAGGTCCGGCGACCCCACCGAGGCCAACGGCCCCGTGTACCCGTGGCGCAACCTGCGGGAGTGCCAGGAGGCCCCGGTGACCGCCAGCCACTTCCGCTTTGCTCGCGTGGAGATGGAAAAATACGAGTATAACGTGGTCCCCTTCCGCGAGGGCGTGCCGGCCTCCTGGACTGGAGATCTCCTGGCGTGGTGGCCCAACCCGCAGGAGTTCAGGGCCTGCTTCCTCAAGGTGAAGATCCAGGGTCCCCAGGAATACATGGTCCGCTCCCACAATTCGGGGGGCAGCCACCCTCGGACCCAGGGCCAGCTCTACGGTCTGCGGGATGACCGGAGTGTCCGAGACCCCCAGCGCCCTAGCACATCTGCCGCCTGCGTGGAGTTCAAGTGCAGCGGGATGCTGTTCGACCAGAGTCAGGTGGACAGGACGCTGGTGACCATCATGCCCCAGGGCAGCTGCCGACGCGTGGAGGTCAACGGACTCTTGCAGGATTACTTGACCCGGCACCCCCCTGCTGCACCCGCTGATGACCTGGCTGCCTTCTCCATGCTGGCCCCGCTGGACCCTCTGGGTCACAACTATGGTGTCTATACAGTCACTGACCAAAGCCCAAGGCTGGCCAAGGAGATTGCCATCGGCCGCTGCTTCGATGGCTCCTCTGATGGCTTCTCCAGGGAGATGAAGGCCGATGCTGGCACAGCCGTCACCTTTCAGTGCCGGGAGACACCAGCGGGCCGGCCTAGCCTCTTCCAGAGGCTGCTGGAGTCCCCATCGGCAGCTCTTGGTGACATCCGCAGGGAGATGGGCGAGGTGGCCCGGGCACAGGCACGAGCCTCAGGTCCCCTCCGCACCCGCCGTGGCAGGGTCCAGCAGTGA